The Candidatus Desulfofervidus auxilii genomic sequence TGCTTTTGCCATTATACTTCCCCCCTTAACAATTAATTTAGAGCTTTATTTTTTAATAAGCATGTTTAACAGTATTGGCAAGGGGAGCTTTTTAAATATCAAAATAAAGAGCAAATTCCCAAGGATGTGGTCTTAATTTGACTTCTGTAGCTTCCTGTTTTTTACATTCAATCCATTTTTCAATCACATCTTCAGTAAATACATTTCCTTTAAGTAAAAATTCATGGTCTTCTTCCAAAGCTTGAATTGCTTCTTCTAAAGAGCTAGGTGTAAAAGGTATACCTTTTAATTCTTCTGGGCTAAGTGAATAGATGTCTTTATCTAATGGTTCTCCAGGATGAATTTTATTTTCAATACCATCCAATCCTGCCATTAACATAGCAGCAAAGGCAAGATATCCATTACAAGAAGGATCAGGAAAACGCACTTCAATCCGTTTTTGTTTAGGAGAAGGTGAATACATGGGGATACGTACACCTGCACTTCTATTTCTACTGCTATAGGCTAAGTTTACAGGTGCTTCAAATCCTGGAACAAGCCTTTTATAAGAATTTGTTGTTGGATTGGTAAATGCACAAAGAGCACGTGCATGTTTTAGGATTCCTCCAATATAATAAAATGCTAATTCGCTCAACCCACCATATCTATCACCAGCAAAAAGGTTTTGCCCTTCTTTCCAAAGACTTTGATGTACATGCATACCAGAACCATTGTCATTAAAAATGGGTTTTGGCATAAAAGTAGCTGTAAAACCATTTTTTATAGCTACATTCTTTACGACATATTTATATTTCATTAAATTGTCACCCATTTTTACTAAAGGTGCGAAACGTATACCAATTTCTGCTTGACCTGCTGTTGCTACTTCATGATGATGACATTCTGTTTCTACACCTATTTCCTGCATCTTTAAAACCATCTCTGTTCTTAAGTCTTGAAATTTATCCATAGGTGGGACAGGTAAATAACCTTCTTTATATCTTGGCTTATAATTTAAATTTGGATTTTCTTCTCTACCAGAATTCCAGCGTCCTTCAATTGAGTCAATAAAATAATAGCCACAATGTTCATTTTGATCAAAACGTATATCATTAAAGATAAAAAATTCAGCTTCAGGCCCAAAATAAGCAGTATCAGCAATACCAGTAGATTTTAAATAAATTTCAGCCTTTTGCGCAATATACCTTGGATCACGAGAATAAGGTTCTCTTGTGATAGGATCAACTACATTACAAATAAAACTAACTGTAGGTTCTTCATAAAATGGATCCATAAAAACTGTTTTAGAATCTGGTATTACTAGCATATCACTAAGATGAATAGCTTGCCAAGCACGAATACTAGAACCATCAAAGCCCACTCCCTCTTCAAAAGTGCTTTCATCAAAAAAAGAGATAGAAATGGAAAAATGTTGCCATGTACCTAATAAATCACAAAATTTCAAATCAACAATCTTTGCTCCATGTTTCTTAGCAAACTCTAATGCCTCCTTTGGTGTCATAGTTTCCTCCTTTTGTTTTTATTTAAAATCCATTATAGCAGTAAGACAATAAGTAATTTAATAAATAAGCAATACCTATGCCAGGGAAATTTTCAATAAAAATGGGAATAAGATATAAATTTTTAAACAAAAATGTAAAATAATTTTACAAAAATGTTAAATTGCATTATTTATTTCTTGCATAATATCGACAAATTTGTTAATTTAAATTGCAAAGGAGGAAATAATGAATCAGATTGCTTGTCTGTATGAAATCAGTCAGGCATTAAGCAATTTAGATTTAAAAAATTCTTTAAAAAAAGTATTAAATATTTTAGGCAATTATATGAATATTCGCAGAGGCGCTATTTCCATTTTTGATCCACAAACAGCTGAGATTCATATAGAAGTAGCATATGGACTTTCAGCAGAGGCAAGGCGTAGAGGACGTTATCGTTTAGGTGAAGGCATTACTGGCGAAGTAGTAGCTACTGGTAGACCAATAGTTGTACCGATTATCAGTCAGGAACCAAGATTTTTAAATCGTACTCTTTCTCGTAGTGAAACAGAAAAAAAACAAACTTCTTTTTTCTGTGTGCCTATCAAAGCTAGTGAGCAAGTGCTTGGAACATTAAGTATAGATAAAAAGTTTGAAGGAGAAAATACTTTAGAAGAGGATTTAAAATTTTTAACAGTTGTTGCTGCACTTGTTGCTCAAACTGTTCGTAATCTTCTTTTATTTGAAGCGGAGAAGAAACGGCTTGAAGAGGAAAATATAAAATTAAAGGAAAAACTTCAAGAAAAATTTAAATTTTCTTCTAATATTATTGTAGGACGTAGTAAAGTGATGGAGGATGTTTTTCGACTTATCTATCAAGCAGCCAAAAGTGATGCTACTGTTTTAATAAGAGGAGAAAGTGGGACAGGTAAAGAGTTGGTAGCTAATGCTATTCATTATAATAGTGCTCGTGCAAGTGGGCCTTTTATTAAAATAAACTGTGCTGCCTT encodes the following:
- the glnA gene encoding type I glutamate--ammonia ligase, which gives rise to MTPKEALEFAKKHGAKIVDLKFCDLLGTWQHFSISISFFDESTFEEGVGFDGSSIRAWQAIHLSDMLVIPDSKTVFMDPFYEEPTVSFICNVVDPITREPYSRDPRYIAQKAEIYLKSTGIADTAYFGPEAEFFIFNDIRFDQNEHCGYYFIDSIEGRWNSGREENPNLNYKPRYKEGYLPVPPMDKFQDLRTEMVLKMQEIGVETECHHHEVATAGQAEIGIRFAPLVKMGDNLMKYKYVVKNVAIKNGFTATFMPKPIFNDNGSGMHVHQSLWKEGQNLFAGDRYGGLSELAFYYIGGILKHARALCAFTNPTTNSYKRLVPGFEAPVNLAYSSRNRSAGVRIPMYSPSPKQKRIEVRFPDPSCNGYLAFAAMLMAGLDGIENKIHPGEPLDKDIYSLSPEELKGIPFTPSSLEEAIQALEEDHEFLLKGNVFTEDVIEKWIECKKQEATEVKLRPHPWEFALYFDI